Within Bos mutus isolate GX-2022 chromosome 24, NWIPB_WYAK_1.1, whole genome shotgun sequence, the genomic segment GGTTGGATGTAGAGGAACACACCTGAAGTCAGTGCAGTGATGACTTCCTCAACTGCATGGCAATTTCAGGGAGTGTTTATTAAACAGAGGAGTTAGAACTCAGGGGTTAGCAATGGCCATTTATATAGCTTAATGGATTAACATACCTGAAAATCAATGCTGGGCTCTTGCCTTTGGAACCAGACATGTGATTTAGGTTTGCAGAACTTGGAGTCTTCCTCTCTGGTGTCTTCAGGCTGAGTTTACTCGTAGGAGTGGTAGGATTGCTCTTCAGTGCTGACAGAAAgcttctgctttttccatgatgtttAACTGTTCTGTTGCACGTTTTACAAGTAATCAACTGccacaaaaagaagaaacagtgagTCTTATTTCTCCTTATAATTTAATCCAATAAACTGTATATTCATTAAATTCTTATATGTAAGACACCTTTTAATATCTGGGCATTTATACCTTTAcaacattttataactttttttttttccccagaaaaattTCAAGCCTTTTCCCAATAAAATATGGCAAAACATCACTGAAAATAATTGACTCCTTCAGACCCTTAGTGaatctatatataaatacaagTCTAAAGTAATTTATAAAACCAGGCATATGAATTCTCACATTCTCATCCTTCTTCACTTCATTAGGAATAGAGGTTGACTTTCTTTTCAGGATTCATTGTTCAAGACATGGTCCATTTTATAGCTAAATGCTCTTCTTCTACCCATCTGACTCACAAGGCACCAGATTCGGCCCAGGCCTcaacaaaattaacaaactaGTTTACGAGAAGTACTCTGATGTTCATGAGCAGGTAAAAATGCATTCACAAAGGTTTAAGTTGCTTTATGAAAATGCACTTACCTGTCCAACAACGGTAAACTCCTAAATATGGCAGTTCCAATCCAAGTTGTTACTGACTGTAGTCTGAGGCCAGACCTAATCTGTCATAGTGTCCACcgtgcccagcacagtgcctagtAATAACCAGGCACTGGAATAGTTGGTAAACTGGAATagttggtaaatgtttaacacaGAACATGCACATAAAGTGTATCTAATACTGGTCGCTACATGGTAAACCATAAGTAATTTAATTTGGTTGTTTTATTCCACTTTACATCTCCAATATATAACACTGTTTGGCCTAATGTaagattctcaataaatgtttgatgaatgaacgTAAGACACACTTATCTTTGTTGGATATAAATACATACTGTGACATGGAGGGGGTGACTGAAGAAATGACACTGGTACCTAATACTTTACGCTCTTTCCTTATGTATGCCTAATACAGTTTACTGTGTCTGAAGAAAAGGACCATTAGCTGAAAATATTTAGTGATAAATGCAGTTCGGATGACTTCACACTGGTGAGCTCAAGAAATCCTCAAATTTGTGAAAATAATTGTGCTCAACGGTAAGATCTGGGCATTGAGAGTTCATGATGTCTGGTTTTAGGtaacactgaaaaacaaaactaagctgCACTCTTGATGAAACAGTAAtcactagaaaaaaaatcttatgtatatattttgacaATCTAAATATACTACTACAAACCTCTGAGTTATATTCAGGCTAATTCTTAACCTTATCGTTAAGTGAAAGAAAACTCTAGTTTATTTATACAGAATGGAATTGAAATCTTACCAGCACACTTTTGGAGTCTCTgtactttttcagaatttttgcttctttaaaacTGAGTGTATAATTTCTTGCTTCTCGATTCAGAAGTTTCTGTATTTTGGGTGTCAGTTTGGGCTTGGGTTTGAGGCGCACTCGAGATTTATCCTGAACAAGCAACTGGCAACAGTATGGACATGTTCCTTCAAAAGTGCTTTTATCATCTAAAATTATACAAGTAAAACCCAAAAGTCAGCAAATCAGAGTATTCTGTTACCACAAACTATCAATATTATAGATGCAAGAGagtatattatttaatatgaGCAAATACAAATTTTCCTTAAGCAAAACTCAAAATATAAGAATCTACAAAGATAAATTggcaataatttattttacaaaacactATAGTTCTTATCGAGTCACTCTTTTTAGCAACAGATAGGTTAAGTCCCCACCCTTTttcacatcatgcaaaatgccaggctggataaagcacaagctggagtcaagattgccaggagaaatatcaataacctcagttacgcagatgataccacctttatggcaaaaagcaaacaagaactaaagagtctcttgatgaaagaagagagtgagaaagctggcttaaaactcaacattcagaaaactacgatcatggcatccagccccatcacttcatggtaaatagatggggaaacagtgacagactttattttttgaggctctaaaatcactgcaaatggtgactgcagccatgaaattaaaagatgcttgctccttggaagaaaatctgaccaacctagacagcatattaaaaagcagatgttactttgccaacagaggtccgtctggtatttccagtagtcatgtatggatatgagagttggactataaagaaagctgagtgtcgaagaattgatacttttgaactatagtgttggagaagactcctgagagtcccttggactgcaaggagattaaaccagtcaatcgtaaaggaaatcaatcatgaatattcactgaaaagactgatgctgaagctgaaactccaaaactttggccacctgatgtaaagaactgactcatttgaaaagaccctgatgctgatgtGAAAGTAATTGTACTCAGCAGTAAGATGTGAAGAggaaagaaggggacaacaaagaatgagatgattggatggcatcactgactcaatggacatgagtttgagcaagctccgggagctggtgatggacagggaagcctggtgtgctgcagtccatggggttgcagagtcagacacaactgagcggctgaactgagcCACGCTTTACTCTTTGTTCATTATTGCTACCAAGTAAAAAAAGGCTGTAAGTCTCACAAATTTTACAAACACATTTATCATGAAATAACAATATtgggacttttcttttttaaacaatcagCACACTTTTGTGAGCTGGGCGTTGTCTGCAGTACAAGGTTAACGGGACAACAGACTTGCCCCAGGCCCTTTATGCAATCAAGAAAGCATTCACTGACCATCTACCATGCTAGGCTGGAGACATAAATATGGAAGCAAAGGAGTTGCTATCTTTATAGAATTCATGTTCTTGGGGAGCCCTAGGGAAATGAAGGTAAGACTGGTAAGAACTGTAACAGAGTATGATTAAAATGCCCTGAAAATTATTAAACTCTATATAGACTAGCTAGAAACATTTCAAAGAGGCTTGACAAAGGTCATTGTAGATGACTATAAACTCTTACCTGTATTTGGAAAAGGCATCTAATATTGGTAAAGGGCTTTTTGGGTACAAGTACAGTGAAAAAGCAAGCATGGTTATTTAGGGAAAGATGAAGTGTGAAGGTGATGTTGCTGAAAAGGAAGGTGGGCACACCATCTGTATAAATATTTAAGGGTAAGTCCTGTGTTAAGTGCTAGGAATAGCACTATTGAAAAGCTAAGGTCCATGCTTGTAACTTAGCTCTGAAAAGTGTAAAATTCATTCACACTGAGAGACTGTTACGTGCCAAGCACTGGTTGTGGGAGATACCACGTTGAACAGAGCACAATTCATGGAGAGAAACAATGTACACAATGCCAAATGTTAAGTgctggggagaaaaaagaaagactggaAAGGAGAATGTGGATTGCTGATATAGCTGCTATTTTCTTAAATAGGGAAGGCTTCGTGGGGTGACATTTTCAAGAGACCAGAAGGAAATGAGGAAGGAATCCAAGTAGGTAAGGTAAGACTTAGGTGAGGTAAGACTTCCAGGTACTGGAAGGGCAGTTGCAAAGGCCATGACACAACATGGGGCCTGACATGGTTGAAGTTTAGTGAAAAAAAGGGAGAGCAGCTCAAAGAGGTAATGCAGACCTATGACATTGGTACACCTGTGGGCTCATAAAGATCTTCACTTTTACTGAGGTGGACAGTCATTTCAGAGTTTGTAGCAGAGAACTGACATGAATCTAGCTTAGGTTTCTGTTAGGCTCACATTGACTGCTGGATTGAGCCTGGACTGTAGAGATGCATGGGAGCTGTTGGCAATAATCCAGGAGAGAAACTGATGGCTTGGACAGGGTGGTAAGAGGGATGTGGAAAGAGGTGGCTAGATGTTGGATACATTTTAAAGCCAACaggatttgctggcatattgtccTGGGGAGGAAGGCTGTTAGTGAGACAAGAGTGACTCCTAGGTTTTTGGGCTGAATGAATCTTAAGGATGGGGTTACTGGTTACTAAAATGGGAAGAACTGGGGAAGGGGGGTTGTCGTGTTGGGGGATAAAGTTCGAGTTTTCGCCTAATGTGACATTCAAAAAAAGTTGTCAAGGCATCTGGATGAGTCTAGGATTCAGAGGAGTAGTCTGAACTGGGATATAAGTTTGGAAGTCCTCAGTATGAAGAATTTAAAACCCGTAAGACTGCATGAAAAACTGTCATAAAGGAACTGGGCGTAGGTAGAAAAGACGTCCAAGGGCTGAGTCCTGGGACACTCCATCATTTGGAGGGTGGCGAAGGAGGCGCCAATAAAGCAGATCAAGAAGTACTGGCTAAAGAGGCAGGAGTTGAACTCGGTGATGATCTGAAAGCCAAGTGAAGAAACTATTTCGAGTAGATTGATCAATTGTGTCAAATGCCAATAAAAGGTCAGGCAAGGTAAGGCAggttaaggcttttttttttttttttttacggaaCTGAGAAGCCTCTGGAGGGGGGTTTATAATGGCTGTGGGTCTATCAGATTTCTCTGGATCATCTGGTTCGTTGTGCGGAAGGGAGGGAGCGGAGCCACTAGAGCCCGACCCACAACCAACGGGCGTCCTCCTTACCGTGTGACGAACTGTAGGCCCAGCTGCAAAAGAGAGAGACACTCGTAAGGGACGGGACACACCCGCCTGCCGCTCGCCTCCcgcttcccctccctcctctcttacAGAAGGTAGCGGGCCTGGCCCGGGCAGCTATCTTGTAGTTTCCACGCCGCGGCCTCAAGATAGTGCTTCTGCCTCATCCCCGCCGATATCCCACGCCGCAAAGACCCGGTTGCAAAAAGGAGACTCCGGAAGCCGGTTTCCTAAAGCGGCGTACTTTGACGTCCGGTTCCTACCGTCCTCCGGAGCCAGGCACCCTCGGCTGAAGGGTTCCGGCCCCTCCGCGTCCGGGCGGGGTTCCAGGGGCCGACCCTTCCGCAGCCGTTGGCTCCGCCCCTGGGTTCCGCCTGGTCCCCGCGGGCTGGGagtcaagtgaaagtgttaatcgctcagtcgcgtcccactctttgagagactatggacagtagcccaccaggctcctctgtccatgcaatgggttgccattcccttctccaggggatcttcccgacacagggatcgaacctgagtctcctgaattgcaggcagatttttcagtCTGAGGATCACATCACAGGGGAGCCTGAGCGGAGTAGCTTGACTGGGCTGGGTTGGCAGTGTCGGGAGCTGAGGATGCGCCCGCCTCCAGCACCGTCGCCTCTAGACTTGGGAGCCCGGATCCTGGCCTGGGCCGCGGCGGGCGGACGCGGGGCCAACAAGGGGAACGCTGGGGTCTCCAGTTCAGCCTGCTCTTGGCAGGGGCGCTAACGAGCTtatctttatcattattttttctgtttttaattgaagtgaaaTTCACCTAACTCGTTAGCCATTTTAAGGCTAACTACACAGCTCAGTGATGTGTAGTACAATTGCAATGTTGCACTGTTACTAGTTTGGAAACAGTTGTATCAGCGTAGGGGAAACCTCATACGCCACTAGGAGTTACTCCGCATTGTCCCCTCCCTCCCGGCCCCTGGCAACCGCTGATAacgctttttaaaatttgtttttattttcgctgtgctgggtcctcattgctgcatacgcttttctctagttgcagggagtggggaaGTGGAGGGTGCTACTCTGTAGTTCCCATGCGTTTGCTTCTcgttgcggtgacttctcttgttgccaagtttGGGCTCTAGGTTCTGCCCGCTTCAGTAGGTGAGGCAGGtgagctcagtaattgtggtgctggagcttggttgttccacagcatgtaggatctttccactccagggatggaactcatgtcccctacattagcaggcagattctttaccactgagccaccaacctcaagtaaatggaatcatacatggGGTCTTTCAGGTGAGGCTTCTTCCATTTAATATAGTGTTTTTGAGGTTCATGCACTTTGTATTatatatcagaacttcattcctttttatagctgagtagtgagagtcccttggactgcaaggagatccaaccagtccattctaaaggagatcagccctgggtgttctttggaaggaatgatgctaaagctgagactccagtactttggccacctcatgcaaagagttgactcattggaaaagactctgatgctgggagggattcgggtcaggaggaaaaggggatgacagaggatgagatggctggatggcatcaccgactcagaggagcctggagggctacagtccatgggatcgaaaagagtcagacacgactgagcatgccaTGCCATACCATACCATTCAgtgaataaagaaactgaggcagtgaAAGGGTAAGTTGTTTGCCCGAGGATGCATGGCTGATGAGTGAtaaatgtgagtttgagtgaactccaggagatggtgatagacagggaggcctggcgtgctgcgattcatggggtcgcagagagttggacacgactgagcgactgaactgaactgaattgaagtttaTATATGttgtcaccaagtcatgtccgactctttgcaaccccatggactgcagcacaccagggctccctgtccttcaccatctcccagagtttgcccaagttcatgtccattgagtcgttgataccatccaaccatctcatcctcttgcatccccttctcctcctgccttcagtctttcccaacatcaaggtcttttccgatgagttggctgttcatatcagatggccacaATAttgcaacttcagcatcagtccttccaatgaacattcagtgggttgccattttgtatatgctaatgctttttatttcttttgtctgaATTCCTAAAAGAGAAATTACTGAGTGGAATGATATCCATATTTTAATTCCCtagcaatggtaccccactccagtactcttgcctggaaaatcccatggatggaggagcctggtgggccgcagtccatggggtccctaagagtcggacaagactcagtgacttcgctttcactttttactttcctgcattggagaaggcaatggcaacccactccagtgttcttgcctggagaatctcagggaccggggagcctcgtgggctgccgtctatggggtcgcacaaagtcggacacgactgaagcgacttagcagcagcagcagcagatcatccAAGAGAGGTTGTAGCAATTCACACTCCCAGCATCAATATCTGAGAAAGCTGGGTCAAATTGGATAGGTGAAAAGGTGAAGGTCATTAGCTTACTTAAATACCACTGAGATAAAgcctcttttcatttatttcttgatggtttgcattttcttttgtgaaaagtAATCTTCATTGAGTTGTTTATCAATTTCTGGGAATCTTTGTATTTTGGTGAAATTCAGCCTCTGCTTGTCATTTATGATGCAATGTTTCcttacttaactttttttttcttatataaaagaTTAAATTTATTGGTCTTTTGGGGGAATTTGATGCATCATCAGTGTATTACAAGTGAGCCATTAATCTTGTAGCTTCATCAACATTAACTGGTACGTTTTCATGACACTGCTGAGATATCAGTTGTTTCTGCAGGGGTTCAAGGGAAAGGCCTTTTGAGAAGTTTGCCAGTTCCTTTTGTATATCTATAAAAGCTTTATTCACTCTGTTAACTTTTTCATCATTCACAATGTTTATCTTCTTAAGGTTAGTGGTAACaggctttgctttatttttaaccttaaaGCTTTTTTTGGCTGGCTATGTGGAATACATTCCTGGAATTCTCCCCTCTTAGTTTGTTCTTGCCTATTGTCAGGGCTCCAATACCCTCGTGCAGCTTCTCAAATTCCAGGTGATGCCATCTGCACGTGCAATATCCAGCTCCTTACTTAACTTTTATCCTTGAAAGGTTTATAGCATTTTGCCCCCCAAGATTTTATATGTGGTTCGACTCTTCATGAGTCAGTCTGGGTTTTCTATATagctttaaagtgaaagtgaaagtgaagtcgctcagtcgtgtctgactctctacgaccccatggactgtagcttgataggttcctctgtccatgggattctccaggcaagaatactggagtgagttgccatttccttctccaacagtatgtattcaattcagttcagttcagtcgctcagttgtgtccgactttgcgaatccacgaatcacagcaccccaggcctccctgtccatcaccaactcccagagttcactcagaccacatccatcgagtcagtgatgccatccagccatctcctcttctgtcatccccttctcctcctgcccccaatccctcccagcatcagagtcttttccaatgagtcaactcttcgcatgaggtggccaaagtactagagtttcagcttcagcatcattccttccaaagaaatcccagggctgatctccttcacaatgcactggttggatctccttgcagtccaagggactctcaagagtcttctccaacaccacagttcaaaagcatcaattcttcagcgttcagctttcttcacagtccaactctcacatccatacatgaccacaggaaaaaccatagccttgactagatgaacctttgttggcaaagtaatgtctctgcttttgaatatgctatctaggttggtcataactttccttccaaggagtaagcgtcttttaatttcatggctgcagtcaccatctgcagtgactttggagcccaaaaagataaagtctgacactgtttccactgtttccccatctatttcccatgaagtgatgggactggatgccatgatcttcgttttctgaatgttgagctttaagccaactttttcacttttcactttcactttcatcaagaggcttttgagttcctcttcactttctgccataagagtggtgtcatctgcatatctgaggttattgatatttcccctggaaatcttgattccagcttgtgtttcttccagtccagcatttctcatgatgtactcttcatataagttaaataagcagggtgacaatatacagccttgacgtactccttttcctatttggaaccagtctgttgttccatgtccagttctaactgttgcttcctgacctgcataccgatttctcaagaggcaggtcaggtggtctggtattcccatctcttgaagaattttccagtttattgtgatccacacagtcaaaggctctggcatagtcaataaagcagaaatagatgtttttctggaactctcttgctttttcaatgatccagcagatgttggcaatttgatctctggttcttctgccttttcgaaaaccagcttgaacatcaggaagttcacggttcacgtattgctgaagcctggcttagagatttttgagtattactttactagtatgtgagatgagtgcaattgtgcagtagtttgaacattctttggcattgcctttctttgagattggaatgaatactgaccttttccagtcctgtggccactgctgagttttccaaatttgctggcatttgagtgcagcactttcacagcatcatcttttaggattagaaatagctcaactggaattccatcacctccactagctttgttcatagtgatgctttctaaggcccacttgacttcacattccagaatgtctggctctaggtgagtgatcacaccatcgtgattatctgggtcgtgaagatgttttttgtacagttcttctgtgtattcttgccacctcttcttaatatcttctgcttctgttaggtccatactctttctgtcctttattgagctcatctttgcatgaaatgtccccttggtatctctaattttcttcaagagatctctagtctttcccattctgttgttttcctctatttctttgcattgatcgctgaggaaggctttcttatctcttcttgcttttctttggaactctgcattcagatgtttatatctttccttttctcctttgcttttcgcttctcttcttttcacagctatttctaaggcttcctcagacagccattttgcttttttgcatttcttttccatggggatggtcttgatccctgtctcctgtacaatgtcatgaacctcattccatagttcatcaggcactctatctatcagatctaggcccttaaatctatttctcacttccactgtataattataagggatttgatttaggtcatacctgaatggtctagtggttttccctactttcttcaatttcagtctgaatttggcaataaggagttcatgatctgagccacattcagctcctggtcttgttttggttacTTTATTATGCTGAAGCTAGACAACTGACTATTCATCCAAATGTTTTTCTCATACTTGTCTAGCTTGATTTCTTCCATGTACATCTTTAATCCATATGAGATATATTTTCACTTAAGTATGAGGTAGAGCATCTAACTGAATTTTTTTCCAGATGGACAAAGATCCCAGATATGCAAAGATTCCTCACTAgtctttttcttctggaattGAAGCTTAAAAAATATGCAGTGAACACTgaatatgtgccaggcactttttaAAGCATCTTATTTATGTCAACTCATGTaatcttcacaaccccatggcaTAGGTGAAATGACAGTTTCTCtgtataagtttttaaaaataaagttgcagCTACTTCTAGATTCTCTTATCTGTTTAATGCTccgtgcttggtcgctcagtggtgtccgactctgcaactccagggactatagcccttcaggctcctctgtctgtagggttctccaggtaagagtactggagtgggttgccattcccttctctaggggatcttcctgacccagtgatccaaCCCCTCCCCTGGGTCAGTGTCCCTTCGTCTCTTTCACCAGCCAGTAAAGCAGAAGAGGAGAACTGTGCCATATGTGCACGTGCGCGCATTCTTCTGGCCCCCATTGCACTTTCTTTCAGCTGTCCCTCTTCTGTCTGCTCTGAGCACTGCACTCCTATATCCCAATCCTTCAGGCAGGACCTTTGCTTGCATCACAACTTGTCTTCTCAGGTGTCATGGGGCCCAGAAGGCACCCTTGCCTTCCCCCCACAACCGGCCCTCCCGCCCAGTCTCCTTCCTTCTCAGCCCCACCAAGAACCTGCTTCCTCTTCCCACCCACTATAGGGCTCCCCACACTTCACAAATCCCAATACTACACACTTCTCCCCACACCTTGGCCACCCTCTCTTCTTTTGCTTGCACCCCTACCTTGGCCCCCAACATtcttttcctgcttcctttctcCCAGTCCATTCTTCACTGGGCAAAGTGACCTTCTTAAACTGTAAATCATTTGGGGGGACCTGGAGCGTCCTCTGCAAGCTCCTCATTGCACTTGGAACACAAGCTCCTGGCATCCTCTCCAGGGCCCACGTGGCTGGTCAGTGTCCCACCTCAGACCTCACCTTGTCtcacctgtgctgtgcttaggtgctcagttgtgtctgactctgcgactccatggactgtagcccacctagcccaccaggttcctctgaccatgggattctccaggccagaatactggagtgggttcccatgccctcctccaggggatcttcccaacccagggatcaaacccaggtctctgcaggcggattctttaccatctgagccatcagggaagcccttgaatactggagtgggtagcctatcccttctccagtgtatcttcctgacccaggaatcaaaccagtctcctgcatttctggtggattctttaccagctgagctaccagggactcACTACTGCTCCTGCCATGCCAGCCTTCTCTCTATCACTTAACATGGGCTGCTCAGATCCACTCAGGCCCTTGGCTTTGAATGAGGATCCTTCCCACAGCTACTTTTCCTCCTCATTCAATCTTGTCTCAGACATCACTCTCTCAGGCATTCTTTGACCACCCCAATAAAGAGCTGCTTCTGGACCACCCACCAAGTCACTCTCTGCCATTACTGGTTTCTATTGTCATAGTAACCTCACTATCTGAAATTGCTTTATTCATTCATGGGTTACCTGGCCTCTTTCTGAATACCTTGACAGCAGGACTTGATCTGTCCTTTCTGTTGCTGTTTATGCGGACCCCAGTGTAGACACTGGCAACAGAGCAGGGGTTCAGTATGGATTTGCCGCAGAATCATACTGGAAGGAAAGGAAGTTGAAGGgggttgaaaataaaatagattggCCATGAGTTGACAACTGTTGCCAGTGAgtttcttatgtttatttattgatttaaattttttatcatgaaaaatctcaaacatatacaaaataatCACCATAATATAATGAAC encodes:
- the C24H18orf21 gene encoding UPF0711 protein C18orf21 homolog isoform X1 — its product is MRQKHYLEAAAWKLQDSCPGQARYLLWAYSSSHDDKSTFEGTCPYCCQLLVQDKSRVRLKPKPKLTPKIQKLLNREARNYTLSFKEAKILKKYRDSKSVLLITCKTCNRTVKHHGKSRSFLSALKSNPTTPTSKLSLKTPERKTPSSANLNHMSGSKGKSPALIFRTPTSGQSTSICSSKNASKTKKHFSQLKMLLSQSESKKNPKMDFRNFLSSL
- the C24H18orf21 gene encoding UPF0711 protein C18orf21 homolog isoform X2, whose protein sequence is MRQKHYLEAAAWKLQDSCPGQARYLLWAYSSSHDDKSTFEGTCPYCCQLLVQDKSRVRLKPKPKLTPKIQKLLNREARNYTLSFKEAKILKKYRDSKSVLNAYIWTVNIHLFLKECEQNKETLLSTENVA